The proteins below are encoded in one region of Pongo pygmaeus isolate AG05252 chromosome 20, NHGRI_mPonPyg2-v2.0_pri, whole genome shotgun sequence:
- the ZNF260 gene encoding zinc finger protein 260, which translates to MIGMLESLQHESDLLQHDQIHTGEKPYECNECRKTFSLKQNLIEHKKMHTGEKSHECTECGKVCSRVSSLTLHLRSHTGKKAYKCNKCGKAFSQKENFLSHQKHHTGEKPYECEKVSIQMPTIIRHQKNHTGTKPYACKECGKAFNGKAYLTEHEKIHTGEKPFECNQCGRAFSQKQYLIKHQNIHTGKKPFKCSECGKAFSQKENLIIHQRIHTGEKPYECKGCGKAFIQKSSLIRHQRSHTGEKPYTCKECGKAFSGKSNLTEHEKIHIGEKPYKCNECGTIFRQKQYLIKHHNIHTGEKPYECNKCGKAFSRITSLIVHVRIHTGDKPYECKVCGKAFCQSSSLTVHMRSHTGEKPYGCNECGKAFSQFSTLALHMRIHTGEKPYQCSECGKAFSQKSHHIRHQRIHTH; encoded by the coding sequence ATGATAGGCATGTTGGAAAGTCTTCAGCATGAATCAGATCTCCTTCAGCATGAtcaaattcatactggagagaaaccttatgaatgtaatgaatgtagAAAAACCTTTAGCCTGAAGCAAAACCTCATAGAGCATAAGAAAATGCATACTGGAGAGAAATCTCATGAATGCACCGAATGTGGTAAAGTGTGCTCTCGAGTCTCATCCCTTACTCTACACCTTAGAAGTCACACAGGAAAGAAGgcatataaatgtaataaatgtggaaaagccttcagcCAGAAGGAAAACTTCctttctcatcagaaacatcacactggagagaaaccttatgaatgtgAAAAAGTTTCTATTCAGATGCCAACCATCATCAGACACcagaaaaatcatacaggaaCCAAACCCTATGCATGTaaggaatgtggcaaagcctttaacggCAAAGCATATCTCACTGAGCAtgagaaaattcatactggagaaaaaccatTTGAATGTAATCAGTGTGGAAGAGCCTTCAGCCAGAAGCAATACCTCATTAAACATCAGAACATCCATACTGGAAAGAAGCCCTTTAAATGTAGTGAGTGTGGAAAAGCTTTTAGCCAGAAGGAAAACCTCATTATACATCAGAGAatccatactggagagaaaccttatgaatgtaaaGGGTGTGGGAAAGCTTTCATTCAGAAGTCAAGCCTCATTAGACACCAGAGAAgtcacacaggagagaaaccttatacatgtaaggaatgtgggaaagccttcagtgGCAAGTCAAATCTCACTGAGCATGAGAAAATTCATattggagagaaaccctacaaatgtaatgaatgtggaacaATCTTCAGGCAGAAGCAATACCTCATTAAACATCACAATattcatacaggagagaaaccctatgaatgtaataaatgtggaaaagccttctcTCGAATCACATCACTTATTGTACATGTGAGAATTCATACGGGTGATAAGCCTTATGAGTGTAAGGTCTGTGGGAAAGCCTTCTGTCAAAGCTCATCTCTTACTGTGCATATGAGAAGCCATACAGGTGAGAAACCCTATGgttgtaatgaatgtgggaaagccttttcTCAGTTCTCAACCCTTGCTCTGCACATGAGAATCCATACTGGTGAAAAACCTTATCAGTGtagtgaatgtgggaaagctttcAGCCAAAAGTCACATCACATTAGACACCAGAGAATTCATACTCATTAA